TGACACATTGGTGCATGTTGCTGAGAATGCCTATGACAAGGGTGAAGCAGATGAAGAAAGAGATATTTTTCTCATTCCTGATTATCTGAAGACCATGCTGGACAATGGTTGGCTGGGGGCCAAGACCAAGCAGGGTTTTTATAAAAAAGTTGACAGGAAGACCATCCTGTCGCTCAATCTAGAAACACTGGAGTATGAACCTTCAGTAAAGAAGAAGTACGATGCTATCAGGGTTTCAAAGAATGAGACCTACTTACCTGGAAAACTCAGAAGCATTGTAGAAATCGATGATGTAGCTGGGAAATTCCTGTGGGAACTCCATGCTGGTATCCTGATCTATTCAGCTAATCGATTGCCTGAGATCTCAGATGATATTGTCAACATCGACAATGCCATGAAATGGGGTTTCGGTTGGGAAATGGGACCCTTTGAGATATGGGATGCCCTTGGAGTAGCTGAAACTGTAGAGCGCATGAAGCAGGATGGTCGTAAGATTCCTGCCTGGGTAACAACCATGCTGGATAAAGGCATTGATTCCTTTTATGGATTTGATGGCAAGGTTAAAACCTATTACGATCCATCGAGTGAATCTATGCAGGCCGTGCCGGTTCATCTCCTCGCTGTCGATTTTGAGGTTATTAAGAAAACGGGTGGCTTGATCAAGAAAGATTGGTCTGCTTCGCTCATCGATCTAGGTGATGGTGTAGCTGCTGTTACCATGCACTCAGTACTGCAACCTACCTTCAATCCCATTGATGGATCCATGATCAGTATGTTCGACCTGGCTGCTGATTGGGTGCAGGAAAATGGCTACAAGGGTTTGGTGATTGCTTCTGAGGCAGCTCATTTCTCTGCAGGAGCCAACCTGGCCATGATGTTGCGTGCTATTGATGAAAAAGACTGGGGCAGTCTGGAAGCCATGAGCAAGGGCATGCAGGATGCACTGCAAAAACTCCGTTTTGCTCCATTTCCTGTAGTTGCAGCCCCGCATTCTCTGGCACTGGGTGGTGGTTATGAGACTATCGGTGCTTGTGATAGAATCGTGGCTGCTGCAGAATTCTACACTGGTTTAGTAGAAGTTGGTGTAGGCCTGATTCCTGGTGGTGGCGGTAATCTGAGGATGATCATGAAAACCAGTGATCGATTGGCCAAAGGTCGGGCTGGCGCTTTTCCAGTTGCTCAAAAGTGTTTTGAAGCGATTGGATTTGCCAAAGTCTCCATGTCTGCAAAAGAAGCTGTGGCAATTGGCTATCTGACTAAACAGGATAAGATCATTATTAATGGAGATCATCGCATTGCTAAAGCCAAAGAAGAAGTTCTGGCAATGAGTGACGGTTATGCTGCACCAGAAATGCGCAAAGATATATTCTTGCCTGGTGCCGGTGGCCGCCTGGCCATCAAAGGCACAGTGAAGGGCTTCCTGAAAACCGGAAAGATCTCAGAGCATGATGCATTTATTGCTGAAAAGTTGGCTTTTGTGCTCACAGGTGGCGATAAGGGTGGCATCATGAAGCCTCTGGATGAACAATATCTGCTGGATATTGAAAGAGAGGCTTTTGTTTCACTGGCTGGGGAACCAAAGACCCGGGCGCGCATTGAATACATGTTGAAGCGAGGGAAGCCTCTCAGAAACTAATTCGTACCCAGGGCTTTCCGTTTCCTCCTCCGGGTACTTTAACCAAGAGGCGGCGATTTTTGATCGTCGCCTCTTTTTATGTATTCAGGTGACGAACAATAGCTTAGATTTCAGTCCTCAGTAGCTAACCTGAAGATAAATCAAGAGTTTAAATTAATTTATTGGATCGATTATGGAACTTGCAGAAAAACAACAGATCAAAGATCGGATTACTGCTGAGATCGAAAACGCCCGGGAACAAATCGTTGAGCTGGAAGAACTCACGCAACCGATCGCCCCAGATTGTGCTATTGGTCGTATCTCCCGGATGGAGATGATCAATAATAAAAGTGTCAATGAACACTTGTTGGCAAAGACCAAAGCCAGATTAATGAAATTAGAGTCATCACGATCTTTCCTCGATAAAGAAGACTATGGTATTTGCCGGGTCTGCAAGCAACCGATTCCTCTAGGGCGTCTGATGATGCTCCCTGAAACCGATAAATGTGTGGATTGTGCCTAAGTAGCAACGGGGGTCTATTGGTTGGTGCAGTCTTTACCATGCGTCCTGATCTTTTTAATGCCATGGTATGTCAGGTTCCACTCCTGGATATGTTGCGCTATCATAAATTATTGGCCGGAGCCAGCTGGATGGGAGAATATGGTGATCCAGATGATCCACAGATGAGAGCCTATTTACTCAAGTATTCGCCTTATCAAAATATCAGGAATAACACCAAATATCCCAGAGCATTATTTATCACCTCCACCAAAGATGATCGGGTACATCCTGCCCATGCCCGGAAAATGGTTGCCCGACTTATGGAACAGGGGAACCCCGTGATGTATTATGAAAATACTGAAGGCGGTCACGCAGCTGGAGCCAATCTGAAGCAGCATGCTACCATGGCGGCCATAGAGTATACCTATTTACATCGCATGTTGATGGTGAATTGATTATTACACAGTAGATCTTTGTTAACAGGTGATATGTAAAACCAGGTTGGTATCTTTATCGTTTATGTGAGAGATCGCTGCAGGTGTTTTTTTAACAATTAGCGAGATATGCATTTCCTGAGCTCGGGCTCGGATCTCTTCTGTAATTGGCAGGTGACCACTCATGCCGGTACCGATCACCAGCGTATGACAATTCCAGGGAATATTTTCAGCTGTGGTGAGAGGTGTGTGTTTATAACGTGATTTGAGTGCCCTGGATGAGTGTTTATCCCGGATTTGGATTATTCGATTATTCAAGATCACTACATCCTGAGTGTAGAGGTGCCCATCAATTGTAATCCTCCCAAAGACCAGATCATCAACCTGCATTATTACCCCTCCCTGTTAACCTGATTATGAAAACATCTGCGCAAATCTACGGATGAAAAATTACTCAGCCTGGATCAACAGATACGAGGAAGCTGTTCACCAACGGGCATATCCACGATCCGATTAGCTCCCAGGCCGGTGCGCAAAGCGACTATACCGGGATGTTTATCGATCACTTCACCAATAATGACCGCATCCCGTCCCAAGGGATTCGCCTGCATGGCCGATAACATCTTATCCGCGATTTCCGGAGGTACAACAGCGATCAATTTGCCTTCATTCGCAACATAAAGAGGATCGATCCCCAGGATCTCACAGGCTCCCCGGACATTGTCTTTCACTGGAATTGAATCATTGTACAACTGAATTCCCACCTGAGATGAAACGGCAAATTCATTCAGGCTGGTAGCTAATCCACCGCGAGTGGGGTCACGCATGGCATGGATATCTTTGCTTACTGCCAGCATATCATTTACCAGGTGATTCAGACCTGCAGTATCACTTTTGACAGTAGATTGGAAAGAAAGCCCCTCACGACTGGTCATGACAGCCATGCCATGGTCTGCCAGGGTTCCCGAAAGCAAAATCTTGTCGCCAGGCCTGAGTTTTGAAGCTGAGATATGCACGTCATCTGAAACAAAACCAATTCCTGTGGTATTGATAAAAAGTTTATCGCAACTCCCTCGATTCACCACTTTCGTGTCGCCGGCAACGATTTGAACGCCTGCCAGTCCAGCTGCTTTTTCCATGGATAAAACAATGCGGTGAAGGATCTCGAACGACAGGCCTTCCTCCAAAATAAATCCAACACTCAAAAATTTAGGCTGGGCGCCACTCATGGCGACATCATTGACCGTGCCATTTACAGCCAGATCACCGATATCACCCCCGGGAAAGAAAATGGGATCCACCACAAAGGTGTCCGTGCTGAAAGCAATGCGTCCTCCTGGATTGTCCAGGATGGCCTGGTCTTCCATTTTTTCCAGAGTGGTGTTTGTGAATCTGGGTAAAAAGATCTTTTCAATCATCTCGCTGGAGAGTTTACCACCAGCACCATGAGCCATCTGAACGGTATCATGGGTGAGGATTGGGACAGGGCAGGAGAGGTTTTCAGGGAAATCCATTTGTTATCCTAGTTTGGTTGGATTAATAATAAGCCAGGTACTTTTGTAAAATGATTATCTGCTGTTGCCAGTGGAACACCATTTTCTTTTGCAATGGCGGCGATCCACATATCATTGGCTGGAATAGGAGTCCCTGCTTCACGCAAGTCACTGTAAATCTGACTGTAATGGTTGGCTGTAGCCTCGGTAACATCAACGATCTCAACACGAGGTGAATCTAAAAACTTATTGAGTGTATTTAGATTCTCTTGCTCCTTTGACCCATACTTAAATCCGGCTAAAAGTTCACCGAGAACAATTGGACAAATAATAATTCTATTTGAATGCTCAAGAATGCTGATTGAAAAACTATCAGCTCTTTGAGATAGGCTATAAATGTTAGTATCTAAAACGATTGTTTTTATTTCCACATTTCCTCGTCAATCCGGCTAAAGTCCTGCTGTGTATGTTGAAATTCGGAGAACTCTTTTTCAGTCCAGTTTCCAAAAAGAAAATCAAGATCATGATAGACCTTAGTATGGATATTGTCTTTTTCCAGGCCCATCATTTTTCTCAGGGTGCCCAGTAGAAATTGGTTGACGCTCATAGACTTCTCTTTTGCAGAAATTTTTAACAGGCTATCAAGCTCGTTGTCTATGCCGCGGATAGTGATTGTTTTCATGTCAAGCTCCATGGAGTCATTATATGAATGCATATTGAAGTCATAATATAATGTCAATACACAGGAGTTCAATACTCACGTTTGAGTAATTAGTGTCCATCTCAAAACTCTTTTTCTTCAACGAAGCAAACGAAATACACGAAGATATACATGCTTTTTCGTAGTATTCGTCAAATTTATTGTGGAAATCTGCAGTAGTATCTGCTTCGCACCTAATTTATGGACAGGCACTAAATAGAATCAACGATCAATCCACAATTCTTTGATACAGATAGTAGGCCGCACACGCCCCCTCACTAGAGACCATGGTGGCTCCCAGGGGGGTTTGAGGCGTGCATTCTTTTCCGAAAGCGGGACAATCATGGGGCTTTTTCAAACCTTGGAGAATGAGACCACTAATACAAATTTTAGGCTCTTCAGTATGAATATCAGTCACTTCGAATTTTAGCTCAGCATCATGGGCAGCATACTTTTCAGTGATCTTGAATCCACTCACTGGAATCTCACCAATTCCCCGCCATTTCCGGTTGGTGATCTCAAAAACATCTCTAATAATATTTTGGGCAGGTTGATTACCGCCCGCTTCCACGATCCGGGAATAGCAGTTTTCCACTACATGAGTACCAGCTTCTAATTGTTTCACTGTGTGCAGGATACCATCCAGGACATCAATGGGCTCAAAGCCGGTAATAACGATGGGTACCTTATATTTTTTTGCAATGGGGATGTATTCATCCCAGCCCATGACTGTACATACATGACCGGCAGCCAGATAGCCTTGAACCCGATTGGCTGGAGATGAAAGCAGCGCTTCCATGGCGGGAGGAACCAACACATGGCTCACTAATTCACTGAAATTTGTCAAACCTTCTTTGGCTGCCTGAGCAACTGCCATGGCATTTCCCGGGGCCGTAGTCTCGAAGCCAACTGCGAAGAAAACAACTTCTTTATCCGGGTTCTCACGGGCAATTTTCAAGCTTTCCAGTGGTGAAAAGACAGTTCGCACATCACCGCCTTCGGAGCGAACCATAAATAGATCTTTATGACTGCCCGGAACCCGCAGCATATCACCAAAACTGGTGAAGATCACATGAGGGCGACTGGCGATCTCGATGGCCTGGTCGATGATCTCCAGCGGGGTAACACAAACTGGACAACCTGGTCCGTGAACCAATTCAATTTCTTTGGGGAGTACCTGGTCGATGCCATTACGAATAATGGAATGAGTCTGACCACCACAGATCTCCATGATTACCCAGGGTTGGGTCGTGACGGCATGAATTTCATCCAGAATCTTTTTAGCCACAACCGGGTCGCGGAATTCATCTAGATATTTCATTGCTGATTCCAATTTACATCGAGAGTAATAGCGGCCTCTTTCATCCGACGATCTCTTGTCCAGATGCGTAGACCTGATAGTTTGGTTGAAGCAAGTAAATGCATGTCGACATATCCTAATCCCTTTCCCGTAAGGTGATTCACATCAATAAACTTTAGCACTTCATCATCAGATGCAACAAGAGCCTGGGGAAGTTCTTGCAGAAGGTGGATAATTTGCTGTCTATTCCTGAGGTTACCACAGGCAAGTTCACCAATTATGAAGGGGTGGGAAAATATACTAAACTCAGATAGCAGCTTTTCTGAATGCTTTGACCCCTGACGTAAATGGTCGATCCAGATCGAAGTATCAATAAGTATCATTTAATGGGTTTCGAATCTTCGGCGCGAGATATCATCAAGTTGAGGTTCACTTCCCCCCAATTTTGCAAGCCTTCGGCCACTTTCGTATGCAATGAGCGCTTTTAGACCCATTCTAACCAGGGATGTTTTTTCTTTTACCCCAGTTAAACGAGAAGCTTCCGCAACAAGATCTTCTTCAATGTTAATCGTTGTTCTCACAATGCATTCCTTTCCGTGCACATATAACATGCATTATAATATGCATAATACGCATGCATGCTCCAAGCGCATTTCGGTCTGAGATACAAATGAAATTTTACTGATTAATACAATTATTCACTGCTTGAACCAAAGCAATAATCTTTTCTTAACTTGGTCTCTCGATCTTTTCG
The sequence above is a segment of the Candidatus Neomarinimicrobiota bacterium genome. Coding sequences within it:
- a CDS encoding 3-hydroxyacyl-CoA dehydrogenase NAD-binding domain-containing protein, whose product is MAFKIEKVAVLGAGVMGAQIATHLSNAGIPSFLFDMNQELAVKGLEGMKKLKPSPVYNPKTLGMITPCNYDDHLDKISEVDWVVEVIAERLDWKQGLFEKIIPKMNATALLTSNTSGLALSEMVASMPGDVKKRFFITHFFNPPRYMKLVELVGGPETDPDAMQDMAVFLEDVLGKGVVWAKDTANFIANRIGVYGMMLTLKLAREKRLSIADVDGLTGTAIGHMKSATFRTADVVGLDTLVHVAENAYDKGEADEERDIFLIPDYLKTMLDNGWLGAKTKQGFYKKVDRKTILSLNLETLEYEPSVKKKYDAIRVSKNETYLPGKLRSIVEIDDVAGKFLWELHAGILIYSANRLPEISDDIVNIDNAMKWGFGWEMGPFEIWDALGVAETVERMKQDGRKIPAWVTTMLDKGIDSFYGFDGKVKTYYDPSSESMQAVPVHLLAVDFEVIKKTGGLIKKDWSASLIDLGDGVAAVTMHSVLQPTFNPIDGSMISMFDLAADWVQENGYKGLVIASEAAHFSAGANLAMMLRAIDEKDWGSLEAMSKGMQDALQKLRFAPFPVVAAPHSLALGGGYETIGACDRIVAAAEFYTGLVEVGVGLIPGGGGNLRMIMKTSDRLAKGRAGAFPVAQKCFEAIGFAKVSMSAKEAVAIGYLTKQDKIIINGDHRIAKAKEEVLAMSDGYAAPEMRKDIFLPGAGGRLAIKGTVKGFLKTGKISEHDAFIAEKLAFVLTGGDKGGIMKPLDEQYLLDIEREAFVSLAGEPKTRARIEYMLKRGKPLRN
- a CDS encoding TraR/DksA C4-type zinc finger protein; its protein translation is MELAEKQQIKDRITAEIENAREQIVELEELTQPIAPDCAIGRISRMEMINNKSVNEHLLAKTKARLMKLESSRSFLDKEDYGICRVCKQPIPLGRLMMLPETDKCVDCA
- a CDS encoding MTH938/NDUFAF3 family protein gives rise to the protein MQVDDLVFGRITIDGHLYTQDVVILNNRIIQIRDKHSSRALKSRYKHTPLTTAENIPWNCHTLVIGTGMSGHLPITEEIRARAQEMHISLIVKKTPAAISHINDKDTNLVLHITC
- the hypE gene encoding hydrogenase expression/formation protein HypE, with product MDFPENLSCPVPILTHDTVQMAHGAGGKLSSEMIEKIFLPRFTNTTLEKMEDQAILDNPGGRIAFSTDTFVVDPIFFPGGDIGDLAVNGTVNDVAMSGAQPKFLSVGFILEEGLSFEILHRIVLSMEKAAGLAGVQIVAGDTKVVNRGSCDKLFINTTGIGFVSDDVHISASKLRPGDKILLSGTLADHGMAVMTSREGLSFQSTVKSDTAGLNHLVNDMLAVSKDIHAMRDPTRGGLATSLNEFAVSSQVGIQLYNDSIPVKDNVRGACEILGIDPLYVANEGKLIAVVPPEIADKMLSAMQANPLGRDAVIIGEVIDKHPGIVALRTGLGANRIVDMPVGEQLPRIC
- a CDS encoding type II toxin-antitoxin system VapC family toxin — encoded protein: MEIKTIVLDTNIYSLSQRADSFSISILEHSNRIIICPIVLGELLAGFKYGSKEQENLNTLNKFLDSPRVEIVDVTEATANHYSQIYSDLREAGTPIPANDMWIAAIAKENGVPLATADNHFTKVPGLLLIQPN
- a CDS encoding antitoxin, which gives rise to MKTITIRGIDNELDSLLKISAKEKSMSVNQFLLGTLRKMMGLEKDNIHTKVYHDLDFLFGNWTEKEFSEFQHTQQDFSRIDEEMWK
- the hypD gene encoding hydrogenase formation protein HypD; translation: MKYLDEFRDPVVAKKILDEIHAVTTQPWVIMEICGGQTHSIIRNGIDQVLPKEIELVHGPGCPVCVTPLEIIDQAIEIASRPHVIFTSFGDMLRVPGSHKDLFMVRSEGGDVRTVFSPLESLKIARENPDKEVVFFAVGFETTAPGNAMAVAQAAKEGLTNFSELVSHVLVPPAMEALLSSPANRVQGYLAAGHVCTVMGWDEYIPIAKKYKVPIVITGFEPIDVLDGILHTVKQLEAGTHVVENCYSRIVEAGGNQPAQNIIRDVFEITNRKWRGIGEIPVSGFKITEKYAAHDAELKFEVTDIHTEEPKICISGLILQGLKKPHDCPAFGKECTPQTPLGATMVSSEGACAAYYLYQRIVD
- a CDS encoding type II toxin-antitoxin system VapC family toxin; the protein is MILIDTSIWIDHLRQGSKHSEKLLSEFSIFSHPFIIGELACGNLRNRQQIIHLLQELPQALVASDDEVLKFIDVNHLTGKGLGYVDMHLLASTKLSGLRIWTRDRRMKEAAITLDVNWNQQ
- a CDS encoding type II toxin-antitoxin system VapB family antitoxin, coding for MRTTINIEEDLVAEASRLTGVKEKTSLVRMGLKALIAYESGRRLAKLGGSEPQLDDISRRRFETH